A window from Drosophila yakuba strain Tai18E2 chromosome 3L, Prin_Dyak_Tai18E2_2.1, whole genome shotgun sequence encodes these proteins:
- the LOC6534659 gene encoding activating signal cointegrator 1 complex subunit 2 homolog, which produces MKTFVLTLALCACLAAADVSHLQPSTSYLPPPRPEHAVSMSIEQQELRELPEQVEYMRPNEQGQMEPMPSSLLTPPAPVDQQEAMPSSRYLPPAPAPAPVPVPVEMTVEPVMMPQMEVMEKVQQQPELAHRYLPPAPVSEQQLTYQQYQEQMQQIQMHDEPQEQQPQQPQEQPEQEDQQATYVLDVQQPMAPSDVETQEPLEPEPAHELRADGYYYKQAEEQLRLRH; this is translated from the coding sequence AAAACCTTCGTCCTGACTCTCGCTTTGTGCGCCTGCCTGGCTGCCGCCGATGTGTCCCACTTACAGCCCAGCACCAGCTACCTTCCGCCTCCTCGTCCGGAGCACGCTGTGTCCATGAGCATCGAGCAACAGGAGCTGCGAGAGCTGCCCGAGCAAGTGGAGTACATGCGTCCAAATGAACAGGGTCAGATGGAGCCCATGCCCAGCAGTCTTCTCACTCCTCCCGCTCCAGTGGATCAGCAGGAAGCCATGCCCTCCTCTCGCTACCTGCCACCTGCACCTGCACCTGCACCTGTTCCCGTTCCAGTTGAGATGACCGTTGAACCCGTGATGATGCCCCAGATGGAAGTGATGGAGAAGGTCCAGCAACAGCCAGAGCTCGCACATCGTTACCTGCCTCCCGCACCAGTTTCTGAGCAGCAGCTGACCTACCAGCAATACCAGGAGCAGATGCAGCAGATCCAGATGCACGATGAGCCCCAGGAACAGCAGCCCCAGCAACCGCAGGAACAGCCGGAACAGGAGGACCAGCAAGCAACGTACGTTCTGGATGTTCAGCAGCCCATGGCTCCATCCGATGTGGAGACCCAAGAGCCTCTGGAACCGGAGCCCGCCCACGAACTCCGTGCCGATGGCTATTACTACAAACAGGCCGAAGAACAGCTTCGTCTGCGGCATTAA